Within Acidobacteriota bacterium, the genomic segment ACCGTCAGAGCAACCAACTCGACGCCCTCGGGAAGCTCCGGCGCGGTGCGCTCGAAAAAGACCCGCGCCAGGTTCTCGGCGGTCGGGATGACGCGCTCAAGCCACG encodes:
- a CDS encoding 6-carboxytetrahydropterin synthase, translating into MPTAENLARVFFERTAPELPEGVELVALTVHETERNSATFSL